A single Ctenopharyngodon idella isolate HZGC_01 chromosome 22, HZGC01, whole genome shotgun sequence DNA region contains:
- the sgk2a gene encoding serine/threonine-protein kinase Sgk2: MAHYNPPLSSPSDEVNLGVSVNPHAKPTDFDFLTVIGKGTFGKVLLAKLKADGKFYAVKVLQKKVILKKKEQKNIMAERNVLLKSLKHPFLVGLHYSFQTSEKLYFVLDYVNGGELFYHLQRERCFSEARARFYTAEVASAIGYLHSLNIVYRDLKPENILLDYQGHVVLTDFGLCKEGIEPEGTTTTFCGTPEYLAPEVLRKEPYDRTVDWWCLGAVLYEMLYSLPPFYSRDVSEMYDAILHKPLHLPPGKSEATCHLLYGLLQKDQRRRIGAIADFLEIKNHVFFAPINWDDLYHKRITPPYNPNVRGPADLQHIDPEFTREMVPNSVGRTPEPTPSLATSSSNAFNGFSYISGEDGFL, from the exons ATGGCTCATTATAATCCA CCATTATCGTCACCATCAGATGAGGTCAATCTGGGTGTGTCTGTCAATCCTCA TGCCAAACCCACTGACTTTGACTTCCTGACTGTGATTGGTAAAGGAACATTTGGGAAG GTGCTCTTAGCAAAACTGAAAGCAGATGGAAAATTCTATGCAGTGAAAGTTTTGCAAAAGAAGGTTATATTGAAGAAAAAAGAG caaaagaataTAATGGCAGAGAGGAATGTGCTACTCAAGAGTCTGAAACACCCTTTTCTGGTCGGGCTGCACTACTCCTTTCAGACCTCTGAGAAGCTATATTTTGTCCTGGATTATGTCAATGGTGGAGAG CTGTTTTATCATCTGCAAAGAGAGCGATGTTTCTCAGAGGCACGAGCTCGCTTCTACACAGCTGAGGTGGCCAGTGCCATTGGCTACCTTCACTCTCTCAATATAGTTTACAG AGATCTCAAGCCAGAAAACATTCTATTAGACTACCAG GGCCATGTGGTGTTAACAGATTTTGGCTTGTGTAAAGAGGGAATAGAACCAGAAGGAACCACCACAACCTTTTGTGGCACTCCAGAG TATCTGGCACCTGAGGTCCTACGAAAAGAGCCCTATGACCGCACAGTGGACTGGTGGTGTCTTGGAGCTGTGCTCTATGAGATGCTTTACAGCTTA CCTCCATTCTACAGCCGGGATGTATCTGAGATGTACGATGCAATCTTGCATAAACCACTTCACCTGCCACCTGGAAAGTCTGAGGCCACCTGTCACCTGCTCTACGGACTCCTACAGAAAGATCAGCGTCGAAGAATTGGAGCTATTGCTGATTTT TTGGAGATTAAAAATCATGTGTTCTTTGCCCCCATAAACTGGGACGACCTCTACCACAAGCGAATCACGCCTCCATATAACCCCAATGTG AGAGGCCCTGCAGACCTTCAGCATATTGACCCAGAGTTCACCAGAGAGATGGTGCCCAACTCTGTGGGCCGCACGCCAGAGCCCACGCCCAGCCTGGCCACCAGCAGCTCCAACGCCTTCAATGGTTTCTCATATATATCTGGAGAAGATGGCTTCCTCTGA